A genomic window from Struthio camelus isolate bStrCam1 chromosome 2, bStrCam1.hap1, whole genome shotgun sequence includes:
- the C2H7orf25 gene encoding UPF0415 protein C7orf25 homolog isoform X1 yields the protein MCLNNVSNMSVQSLLCERIAVAKELIKRAEALSKSQRGNIEGGAKLCSKLKAELNFLRKVEAGKVAIKESHLQSTNLTHLQAIIQSAENLEGVVSVLHVFAYEDRFGDKQTLVVDVVANGGHTWVKAIGRKAEALHNIWLGRGQYGDKSVIEQAEDFLQASCQQPVEYSNPHIIFAFYNSVSSPMAERLKEMGISVRGDIVAVNALLEPSTENRHQSASESDEESPELLQVTRVDRENLVASVAFPTQIKVNVCNRVNLDITTLITYVSALSYGGCYFTFKEKVLTEQAAQERRERVLPQLDEFMEGKELFACESAVRDFQSILETLGGPGEKERAALLVKRINVVPDQPSDRALGLVASSKINSRSLTIFGTGDSLKAITMTANSGFVRAAANQGVKFSVFIHQPRALTESKESVATPLPKSCPPDNGL from the exons ATGTGCCT GAATAATGTTTCCAACATGTCTGTGCAATCGCTGCTTTGTGAAAGAATTGCTGTTGCCAAAGAATTAATCAAGAGAGCGGAAGCCCTTTCCAAGTCCCAGAGGGGGAATATAGAAGGTGGGGCAAAACTATGCAGCAAACTGAAGGCCGAGTTAAATTTCTTACGCAAGGTGGAGGCAGGGAAAGTGGCCATTAAAGAATCCCATCTGCAGAGTACAAACCTTACCCACCTCCAAGCCATTATTCAGTCAGCAGAGAACCTGGAGGGCGTTGTCAGTGTCCTCCATGTTTTTGCTTATGAGGACAGGTTTGGAGACAAACAGACACTAGTGGTAGATGTTGTTGCAAATGGAGGTCACACGTGGGTGAAGGCCATTGGTCGGAAGGCTGAGGCCCTGCATAACATCTGGCTGGGAAGGGGCCAGTATGGTGACAAAAGCGTCATTGAGCAGGCAGAGGACTTCCTGCAAGCAAGCTGTCAGCAGCCAGTGGAGTACAGCAATCCTCACATAATCTTTGCATTCTACAACAGTGTGTCCAGTCCTATGGCAGAGAGACTCAAGGAGATGGGAATATCTGTGCGGGGAGACATTGTTGCTGTGAACGCACTGTTAGAGCCATCTACAGAAAACCGACACCAAAGTGCCAGCGAATCAGATGAAGAAAGCCCTGAACTCCTGCAGGTGACCAGAGTAGACCGGGAGAATTTAGTGGCCAGCGTTGCTTTTCCCACCCAGATCAAAGTGAATGTGTGCAATAGAGTTAACTTGGACATCACTACCTTAATTACCTACGTCTCTGCTCTGAGCTATGGTGGCTGCTACTTCACCTTCAAGGAAAAAGTGCTCACGGAGCAAGCAGCtcaagagaggagggagagagttcTGCCTCAGTTGGACGAGTTTATGGAGGGGAAAGAGCTCTTTGCCTGCGAGTCTGCTGTCAGAGATTTTCAGTCCATCTTGGAGACCTTGGGAGGACCTGGGGAGAAAGAACGAGCAGCGTTGCTCGTTAAAAGAATTAACGTGGTGCCAGATCAACCATCTGACCGTGCCTTAGGACTAGTGGCAAGTTCAAAAATCAACAGCCGTTCTCTAACCATCTTTGGGACAGGAGACTCTTTAAAGGCCATCACCATGACTGCAAATAGTGGTTTTGTGAGGGCAGCAGCTAACCAAGGTGTCAAGTTTAGTGTTTTTATCCATCAGCCGAGAGCATTGACAGAAAGCAAAGAATCTGTTGCTACACCTTTACCAAAGAGCTGCCCACCAGATAATGGACTCTAG
- the C2H7orf25 gene encoding UPF0415 protein C7orf25 homolog isoform X2, protein MSVQSLLCERIAVAKELIKRAEALSKSQRGNIEGGAKLCSKLKAELNFLRKVEAGKVAIKESHLQSTNLTHLQAIIQSAENLEGVVSVLHVFAYEDRFGDKQTLVVDVVANGGHTWVKAIGRKAEALHNIWLGRGQYGDKSVIEQAEDFLQASCQQPVEYSNPHIIFAFYNSVSSPMAERLKEMGISVRGDIVAVNALLEPSTENRHQSASESDEESPELLQVTRVDRENLVASVAFPTQIKVNVCNRVNLDITTLITYVSALSYGGCYFTFKEKVLTEQAAQERRERVLPQLDEFMEGKELFACESAVRDFQSILETLGGPGEKERAALLVKRINVVPDQPSDRALGLVASSKINSRSLTIFGTGDSLKAITMTANSGFVRAAANQGVKFSVFIHQPRALTESKESVATPLPKSCPPDNGL, encoded by the coding sequence ATGTCTGTGCAATCGCTGCTTTGTGAAAGAATTGCTGTTGCCAAAGAATTAATCAAGAGAGCGGAAGCCCTTTCCAAGTCCCAGAGGGGGAATATAGAAGGTGGGGCAAAACTATGCAGCAAACTGAAGGCCGAGTTAAATTTCTTACGCAAGGTGGAGGCAGGGAAAGTGGCCATTAAAGAATCCCATCTGCAGAGTACAAACCTTACCCACCTCCAAGCCATTATTCAGTCAGCAGAGAACCTGGAGGGCGTTGTCAGTGTCCTCCATGTTTTTGCTTATGAGGACAGGTTTGGAGACAAACAGACACTAGTGGTAGATGTTGTTGCAAATGGAGGTCACACGTGGGTGAAGGCCATTGGTCGGAAGGCTGAGGCCCTGCATAACATCTGGCTGGGAAGGGGCCAGTATGGTGACAAAAGCGTCATTGAGCAGGCAGAGGACTTCCTGCAAGCAAGCTGTCAGCAGCCAGTGGAGTACAGCAATCCTCACATAATCTTTGCATTCTACAACAGTGTGTCCAGTCCTATGGCAGAGAGACTCAAGGAGATGGGAATATCTGTGCGGGGAGACATTGTTGCTGTGAACGCACTGTTAGAGCCATCTACAGAAAACCGACACCAAAGTGCCAGCGAATCAGATGAAGAAAGCCCTGAACTCCTGCAGGTGACCAGAGTAGACCGGGAGAATTTAGTGGCCAGCGTTGCTTTTCCCACCCAGATCAAAGTGAATGTGTGCAATAGAGTTAACTTGGACATCACTACCTTAATTACCTACGTCTCTGCTCTGAGCTATGGTGGCTGCTACTTCACCTTCAAGGAAAAAGTGCTCACGGAGCAAGCAGCtcaagagaggagggagagagttcTGCCTCAGTTGGACGAGTTTATGGAGGGGAAAGAGCTCTTTGCCTGCGAGTCTGCTGTCAGAGATTTTCAGTCCATCTTGGAGACCTTGGGAGGACCTGGGGAGAAAGAACGAGCAGCGTTGCTCGTTAAAAGAATTAACGTGGTGCCAGATCAACCATCTGACCGTGCCTTAGGACTAGTGGCAAGTTCAAAAATCAACAGCCGTTCTCTAACCATCTTTGGGACAGGAGACTCTTTAAAGGCCATCACCATGACTGCAAATAGTGGTTTTGTGAGGGCAGCAGCTAACCAAGGTGTCAAGTTTAGTGTTTTTATCCATCAGCCGAGAGCATTGACAGAAAGCAAAGAATCTGTTGCTACACCTTTACCAAAGAGCTGCCCACCAGATAATGGACTCTAG
- the PSMA2 gene encoding proteasome subunit alpha type-2, whose protein sequence is MAERGYSFSLTTFSPSGKLVQIEYALAAVAAGAPSVGIKAANGVVLATEKKQKSILYDERSVHKVEPITKHIGLVYSGMGPDYRVLVHRARKLAQQYYLVYHEPIPTAQLVQRIASVMQEYTQSGGVRPFGVSLLICGWNEGRPYLFQSDPSGAYFAWKATAMGKNYVNGKTFLEKRYNEDLELEDAIHTAILTLKESFEGQMTEDNIEVGICNEAGFRRLTPTEVKDYLAAIA, encoded by the exons ATGGCGGAGCGCGGTTACAGTTTCTCGCTTACGACGTTcag tccTTCTGGAAAACTTGTTCAAATAGAATACGCTTTGGCTGCAgttgctgcaggagctccatCAGTTGGAATTAAAG CTGCGAATGGAGTGGTGTTGGCAACTGAGAAGAAGCAGAAATCCATTCTTTACGATGAAAGGAGTGTCCACAAAGTAGAACCAATTACCAAGCATATAGGTTTAGTGTATAGTGGTATGGGTCCAGACTACAG gGTACTTGTGCACAGAGCTCGGAAGCTAGCCCAGCAATATTATTTGGTTTATCATGAGCCCATTCCAACAGCTCAGCTAGTACAGAGAATTGCTTCTGTGATGCAGGAATATACGCAATCTGG TGGTGTTCGTCCGTTTGGTGTATCACTGCTAATATGTGGCTGGAATGAAGGGCGGCCCTATTTATTTCAGTCGGATCCATCT GGAGCTTACTTTGCATGGAAAGCAACAGCAATGGGAAAAAACTATGTCAATGGAAAGACATTCCTTGAAAAAAG ATACAATGAAGATTTGGAACTAGAAGATGCCATTCACACAGCTATTTTAACACTAAAG GAAAGCTTTGAAGGGCAAATGACAGAAGACAACATTGAAGTTGGCATCTGTAATGAAGCTGGTTTTAGACGGCTCACTCCAACTGAGGTTAAGGACTACTTGGCTGCAATAGCCTAG
- the MRPL32 gene encoding large ribosomal subunit protein bL32m — protein sequence MPSALSKEAISLFHWCPASAEPCRSMAALVIFPSPLPRLHAFLQRCWGRLGRGVFPGFSGPQSLPWGPALAVQAPAFFPEPVEEASESNEAPSFLDSILWMAAPKKRRTIEVNRCRRRNPNKLIKVKRNIDVCPECGHLKQKHVLCGYCYAKVKAETQQIRLEIRKKEGGPFNAPTLETVVLYDGEKPTEKDEGKRIIERARKRPSWFIQS from the exons ATGCCCAGTGCGCTCTCTAAGGAAGCGATCTCCCTCTTCCACTGGTGCCCGGCttcagcggagccttgcaggagCATGGCGGCGTTGGTGATTTTTCCCTCTCCGCTGCCGCGCCTTCATGCTTTTCTCCAGCGTTGCTGGGGGCGGTTGGGGCGTGGGGTCTTCCCGGGCTTCTCCGGGCCTCAGAGCCTGCCCTGGG GGCCAGCACTGGCTGTCCAAGCTCCAGCTTTTTTTCCAGAGCCTGTAGAAGAGGCTAGTGAAAGTAATGAGGCGCCAAGCTTCCTAGATAGCATTTTGTGGATGGCTGCTCCAAAGAAAAGACGCACCATTGAAGTAAACCGCTGCAGGCGAAGAAATCCAAATAAGCTTATCAAAGTAAAG agaaatatagaTGTTTGCCCTGAATGTGGACACTTGAAACAGAAGCATGTTCTCTGTGGCTATTGTTATGCAAAGGTCAAAGCAGAAACTCAACAGATACGGCTTGAGATACGTAAAAAGGAAGGAGGACCATTTAATGCTCCTACTCTGGAAACTGTAGTTCTTTATGATGGAGAAAAGCCTACAGAAAAAGATGAAGGCAAGCGGATCATTGAAAGAGCCAGGAAGCGTCCATCCTGGTTTATTCAAAGTTGA